In Synechococcus sp. CC9616, the following are encoded in one genomic region:
- a CDS encoding ATP phosphoribosyltransferase regulatory subunit, with the protein MALQPAAGARDLNPLQVESNRVLSERLAAVYRLWGYDEVSPPRVERLDTLMAGGAIAIQDVVRLVADDPLGLRPEMTASIARAACTRLAARSRPLRLWASGTVFQSRSADEGGQFIEENLHSGVELFGVKSIEAEMELLSLLIAAVKTLDLTDAQRPQLLFGHTALMDLVLKPYVGDLREAIRSALVRYDRLAIEAMDLTAEQRKLLLLLLDSRGEPQQQLSQLDTLFGNQPVFRDLMRLSQLLEPAAQALGLRLQLDTTFQPEFKLYNGLVFQLVCQGKAAPVVIARGGRYDDLVYRCGARGDQAAGVGFSFAIDPIRELLSETPRHPQHEAIVLVAFSAESSLESALQHQSQWHQKGCRAYVELTPVANRLAAEEMARVRRADQLDWIDS; encoded by the coding sequence ATGGCGCTGCAACCCGCCGCCGGCGCACGGGATCTCAACCCTCTTCAGGTGGAAAGCAACCGCGTGCTCAGCGAGCGGCTTGCTGCGGTGTATCGCCTTTGGGGATACGACGAAGTGTCGCCCCCGAGGGTTGAACGTCTCGACACCTTGATGGCAGGTGGTGCAATCGCCATCCAGGACGTCGTCCGACTGGTGGCCGATGATCCGCTTGGGCTGCGACCGGAAATGACTGCGTCCATTGCCCGGGCAGCATGCACGCGCCTGGCGGCACGGTCGCGACCACTGCGCCTTTGGGCCTCAGGAACTGTGTTCCAGAGCCGCTCCGCCGACGAAGGAGGCCAGTTCATTGAAGAGAACCTCCACAGCGGAGTGGAGTTGTTCGGGGTCAAGAGCATCGAAGCCGAGATGGAGTTGCTCTCGCTTCTCATCGCTGCGGTGAAAACCCTGGATCTGACGGATGCTCAACGTCCGCAACTGCTCTTTGGCCACACCGCGCTGATGGATCTGGTCCTGAAGCCCTACGTCGGTGACCTTCGGGAAGCCATCCGCTCCGCATTGGTTCGCTACGACCGTCTCGCGATTGAGGCGATGGACCTAACTGCGGAGCAACGCAAGTTGCTGTTGCTCCTGCTTGACAGCCGTGGTGAGCCACAACAGCAGCTGAGCCAACTGGACACTCTGTTCGGAAATCAACCGGTGTTTCGCGATCTGATGCGTCTCAGCCAACTGTTGGAACCAGCGGCGCAAGCCCTGGGATTACGACTGCAGCTGGACACCACCTTTCAGCCGGAATTCAAGCTTTACAACGGATTGGTGTTTCAGCTGGTCTGTCAGGGCAAAGCAGCACCTGTTGTGATCGCCCGTGGAGGGCGTTACGACGATCTGGTTTATCGCTGCGGAGCCAGAGGCGATCAAGCGGCTGGGGTCGGCTTCAGCTTCGCCATCGACCCGATCCGGGAACTTCTCAGCGAGACCCCCAGACATCCGCAGCATGAAGCCATTGTGCTGGTGGCTTTTTCAGCCGAGAGCTCTCTGGAATCCGCTCTCCAGCATCAAAGCCAATGGCACCAAAAGGGTTGTCGCGCCTACGTTGAGCTCACCCCTGTCGCCAATCGCCTAGCCGCGGAAGAGATGGCCAGGGTGCGTCGAGCCGATCAGCTGGATTGGATCGATTCTTAG
- a CDS encoding ferredoxin family protein: MPHTIVTDVCEGVADCVDACPVACIDQGNGKNSKGTDFYWINFETCIDCGICQQVCPVEGAILAEERPDLQKAG, encoded by the coding sequence ATGCCCCACACCATTGTCACGGATGTGTGCGAGGGAGTGGCTGATTGTGTCGATGCCTGCCCGGTGGCCTGCATCGATCAGGGCAACGGCAAGAACAGCAAGGGAACGGATTTTTACTGGATCAACTTCGAAACCTGCATCGACTGCGGGATCTGCCAGCAGGTCTGCCCCGTTGAAGGGGCGATCCTGGCGGAGGAACGTCCCGATCTTCAGAAGGCTGGCTGA